A window of the Aspergillus flavus chromosome 6, complete sequence genome harbors these coding sequences:
- a CDS encoding putative monocarboxylate transporter, whose protein sequence is MAECPTRSHYREQQRFEKSDIGTSTEIPIIQQDTTHSDFPEGGRQAWLVVFGAWCALFCTFGLITCIGVFLEYYKNGPLEKYTASQISWITSVQVFLQVGSSILWGRLYDSYGPRWLLLLGTPLYCFGLMMTSLSRQYYQIFISQAILSSIGSGAVFNASLTSTTAWFYKRRGTIFGIVNSGSSLAGVVLPIMMTRLFQSIGFSWTLRVLGFMFLALCGIACATVKTRLPPNWRPISVTDYIRPLRELKMVLTVLGGFLYFWGMFLPLNYIIIQAQANRVSPTLVPYLLPIINAVSLIGRLLMGVAADRFGRFNCIIAITAMSGITTLALWIPGSNSTAAVIIYAVCFGLGSGGYVTLFPSCVTQISDFEEIGTGLGIAQLINAFGALTGSPLGGALIRGQDSSTDFLGLQVFCGVTMVASAVAFGAARYTQVGMRMAKV, encoded by the exons GTTCGAGAAATCAGACATAGGTACCTCGACAGAGATTCCAATTATCCAGCAAGATACAACGCACTCTGATTTCCCAGAGGGAGGACGACAGGCATGGCTTGTGGTCTTTGGAGCATGGTGTGCTTTGTTTTGTACATTTGGTCTTATTACCTGCATAGGCGTGTTCCTGGAGTACTACAAGAACGGACCACTAGAAAAATACACTGCCAGTCAGATAAGCTGGATCACAAGTGTACAGGTGTTTCTTCAGGTCGGAAGCTCGATCTTG TGGGGACGTCTGTATGATTCGTATGGTCCTAGATGGCTACTTCTACTTGGAACTCCTCTCTATTGCTTTGGACTTATGATGACCTCTCTGTCGAGGCAATATTATCAAATCTTTATCTCTCAGGCCATTTTAAGTTCGATCGGGTCCGGGGCTGTCTTCAATGCTAGCCTGACCTCCACAACGGCCTGGTTCTACAAGCGTCGAGGCACGATATTCGGTATTGTGAACTCCGGATCGTCCCTCGCGGGGGTTGTCTTGCCTATCATGATGACCCGGTTGTTCCAATCGATTGGGTTCAGCTGGACTCTCCGTGTCCTCGGCTTCATGTTCTTGGCTCTCTGTGGTATAGCATGCGCAACGGTGAAGACTCGATTGCCACCTAATTGGCGTCCAATCTCCGTCACGGACTATATCCGGCCCCTTAGGGAATTGAAGATGGTATTGACTGTGCTTGGCGGGTTTCTATACTTCTGGGGAATGTTCCTGCCTTTGAATTATATCATTATCCAGGCGCAGGCGAACAGGGTATCACCCACGCTTGTTCCCTACCTCCTCCCGATAATCAATGCAGTCAGCCTCATCGGTCGACTACTTATGGGCGTCGCCGCCGACCGTTTCGGGCGGTTCAACTgcatcatcgccatcacaGCCATGTCTGGAATCACGACATTGGCTCTATGGATCCCCGGGAGCAATAGTACAGCAGCGGTGATCATTTATGCCGTATGCTTCGGGCTTGGATCCGGTGGCTATGTGACGCTCTTCCCGTCGTGCGTGACTCAAATCAGTGATTTTGAGGAGATTGGAACCGGGCTCGGGATTGCGCAGTTGATCAACGCCTTTGGCGCATTGACTGGCTCTCCGCTTGGGGGCGCCCTGATCCGGGGTCAGGATAGTAGCACTGATTTTCTGGGTCTTCAGGTCTTCTGTGGCGTGACTATGGTTGCTTCTGCTGTAGCATTCGGCGCCGCGCGATATACTCAGGTTGGAATGCGAATGGCGAAGGTGTGA